GTTCTTGTATAGGAATGACAACCTCGTCATAAATAGGTTGTGCAGCATACGGATCAAGAGCGCGGGGAAGATGATACTGTACCTCGATTTGATTGCCAGGAAGATATTCAGCTACGATACCTCTAGCTATACTTTCCTTATCATCTGCAGATTGATAGGCGACTACTGGGCAAGAACGTAATAGCCGCAGTGCTTTTAATGTTATAAGTTCTGGATCACCAGGACCAACACCAACTCCATAAAGACGACCTTTGTTCATCATTCTTCCTCCGTTGCTAAGGCGTTAACTGCGGCGGCGGCGATCGCACTCCCACCCCGCCGACCATGTAATGTCATAAATGGCACACCACGACTATCTGCAGCCAGTGCTGCTTTCGATTCTGCCGCACCCACAAACCCAACAGGAAAACCCAGAATGAGAGCTGGTTTTGGTGCCCCAGCGCTCAACATTTCTAGTAACCGAAACAAAACAGTCGGTGCGTTGCCAATTGTAACCACAGCCCCTTCTAACACTGGTAGCCACAATTCCAAAGCAGCTGCAGAACGGGTGGTTCCCAGTTTTTGAGCAAGTTCTGGCACATCGGGATGATTGAGGGTGCAAATCACTGAATTGTCTGCTGGTAGTCGTCGCCGCGTAATACCTTCTGCTACCATCCGACAATCACACAAAATCGGTGCCCCTGCTGCTAAAGCTGTACGCCCAGATTCTACAGCTGTTGGTGAAGCTGCTAAGTCATAAACAATATCTGTCATCCCACAAGCATGAATCAGACGCACGGCAACATTTGCGACATCGGGAGCAAGTACAGACAGATTTGCCTCAGAACGAATCATGGCAAAGGATTTATGATATATTTTGTTACCGTCTTTTATGTAGTCAATAGTCATTTGTTAGTTGTTACTCTTATCCCATCCAAAAAAGACTTATTTAACGAACCGCCAAGACGAGCGACTGCGTTGCGGAGCCAGTACTGCAGGAGGGTTTCCCGACCTAGGTATCTGGCGTTGGGGTTCCCCCCGTTGTAGCACCTGGCGTGCCAAGAACCCCAAGAAAAAGATAGGTAATTTTGTAGGGGAAGGCGGTAGTTGTTAGTTGTTTGTTTATTAACCACTAACTACTCTTATTTATCAAACAACCGTTGCAAGTCTGCAATTACATATTGGTTGACAAATTCACCAAATGATGTATTGGAAGCATCACGTTCTGCCATATATATTTGCAACATTCGCTCTAGCAGTGAAGGTAATTCTGTAAAGGACACCCAACCGTAAAGTTCTCGTCCAAATTTTTCGTGACTATCACCATCACCTACGCAGACTTTATAACCTTCCACCACTTCCCCTTTATCTTCAATATTGAAACCAACAAGAGCAATATCGCTCCTGCTATGCTGAGCACAGGATTTTTCGCAACCTGTGAAGTGAATGTTGATTGGTTGGTCAAGAATAACGCGATCATCCAAGTATTGCGCTAATGCTAGGGCATGATTTTTGGTATCTGTTGCTGAAGACGCACATCCGGTGTTACCAGCGCAAGCAACTAGGGCACTGCGAATATTAGTTGCAGACCAATGCAATCCTAAGTTTTCAATTTTACTTTGTATCTTGGGAATCCACTGTTGAGGAATATCTGATATCAAAAGATTTTGCCAAGGTGTCAGCCTAAGTGTAGCATTAGCATAGGTTTCAGCTATATCCGCTAACCCACGTATTTGTAAAGTATTTAAT
This portion of the Brasilonema sennae CENA114 genome encodes:
- a CDS encoding precorrin-8X methylmutase, producing the protein MTIDYIKDGNKIYHKSFAMIRSEANLSVLAPDVANVAVRLIHACGMTDIVYDLAASPTAVESGRTALAAGAPILCDCRMVAEGITRRRLPADNSVICTLNHPDVPELAQKLGTTRSAAALELWLPVLEGAVVTIGNAPTVLFRLLEMLSAGAPKPALILGFPVGFVGAAESKAALAADSRGVPFMTLHGRRGGSAIAAAAVNALATEEE